The following proteins come from a genomic window of Halorussus halophilus:
- a CDS encoding type II toxin-antitoxin system VapC family toxin has product MAEPVETPIGSVTADHFRPGHVRHQVVVGPKFLYALFNPQDKMHVVSRAFMDFVRDGDLPFRRLVVNDHIVDEAATRLKKQASIRNAGAFLETLDESSLYQFESVSVEVFGEAKDTFISWTDLDASFTDFIVASHMADLEIDHILTYDRHYDAFDVTTLPYRSQN; this is encoded by the coding sequence ATGGCAGAGCCAGTTGAAACACCAATTGGGAGTGTTACTGCGGACCATTTCCGACCAGGGCATGTTCGTCATCAGGTAGTTGTCGGTCCAAAGTTTCTGTACGCATTATTCAACCCCCAAGACAAAATGCATGTGGTCTCACGGGCGTTCATGGACTTTGTTCGAGACGGTGACCTCCCCTTTCGTCGACTTGTGGTAAATGACCACATTGTTGACGAGGCTGCAACTCGCTTGAAAAAGCAGGCCTCAATTCGGAATGCAGGCGCCTTTCTGGAAACACTTGACGAGAGCAGTCTCTATCAGTTTGAATCGGTATCTGTGGAGGTATTTGGAGAGGCCAAGGATACGTTTATTAGTTGGACTGATCTGGATGCCTCGTTCACTGACTTTATTGTCGCATCACATATGGCCGACTTGGAAATTGATCATATTCTCACGTATGACCGACACTACGATGCGTTCGATGTCACGACGCTCCCCTACCGGAGCCAGAACTAA
- a CDS encoding DNA-binding protein: protein MSSTNVTSKVVSVDAQAFEQTDEQAGEDEFETVTETPELRATVQMETQAKVDTNHPGGLLETSDERMAGVTLEQEERIRAREAELEYISAKAKLGTQDGRAERTRDEVADGSAERRAEFQKGAASVDKWADPDKRDPREELTQGELASVNEQTVRLHEKLAGWSRAAISRRLAERMVDGVDLTSAVVGVFEELQTAPGHVIPIGKLEEVSRKEVSIEGTVVELWEPSSAAIAQVGLIEDESGRTKFTSWTKSNPKHVSEGERVCIRGAARNWYNGRVSLAVTGWSTIQFPERGRWWE, encoded by the coding sequence ATGTCAAGTACGAACGTTACTAGTAAGGTCGTTTCGGTCGATGCACAGGCTTTCGAACAGACGGACGAACAAGCGGGCGAGGACGAGTTCGAGACGGTGACGGAGACGCCGGAGTTGCGGGCGACGGTGCAGATGGAGACGCAAGCGAAAGTCGATACGAACCATCCGGGTGGACTCCTTGAGACGAGCGATGAACGGATGGCGGGCGTGACCCTTGAACAGGAAGAGCGCATTCGGGCACGGGAAGCCGAACTGGAGTACATCAGTGCAAAGGCGAAACTCGGAACACAAGATGGTCGAGCAGAGCGGACGCGTGACGAGGTAGCGGACGGGAGCGCGGAACGGCGAGCAGAATTCCAGAAGGGTGCGGCGAGTGTGGACAAGTGGGCGGACCCGGACAAACGGGACCCACGCGAGGAGTTGACGCAAGGTGAGTTGGCGAGCGTGAACGAGCAGACAGTGCGATTGCACGAGAAACTTGCGGGGTGGTCGCGGGCGGCGATCAGTCGGCGACTGGCCGAGCGCATGGTCGATGGCGTGGATCTGACGAGCGCGGTCGTGGGCGTGTTCGAAGAACTGCAGACGGCACCCGGACACGTGATTCCGATTGGGAAACTCGAAGAGGTCAGTCGCAAGGAGGTGAGCATCGAAGGAACCGTGGTTGAGTTGTGGGAGCCATCCAGTGCAGCCATTGCACAGGTTGGACTCATCGAAGACGAGAGCGGGCGAACGAAGTTCACGAGTTGGACGAAATCGAATCCAAAGCACGTCTCGGAAGGCGAGCGAGTGTGCATTCGCGGCGCAGCCCGGAACTGGTACAATGGGCGTGTCTCGCTGGCCGTCACAGGGTGGTCGACCATCCAGTTCCCCGAACGCGGTCGGTGGTGGGAGTAG
- a CDS encoding Cdc6/Cdc18 family protein has protein sequence MTTDSDPQTLGEYATNRGAVSYSRTEQRDDPLSVLDEEDPIFADESLLRIDHIPNQDKIVGRNQQIETVARRLKPTLNGGSGKGTLLLGKSGSGKTLVTRYVSREVDQRATENDTRIGRAIVDCGQRRSETQTVITLAKSLNDPSQTGVSVPSSGIATGAYYDRLWKIIDDLYDAVIVVLDEIDRLAPNENVDQPIPPEEADDSKLLMQLSRAGEEVDIDAGMTVIGISNDLKYGDRLDTRVESSFSPDEIVFPAYDANQLGDILRRRRDAYRDGVLADDVIPLCSAFSAQEHGDARRAIDLFRLAGEIARDEDAAKVTEPHVRSANDDAEVTRIRDLIRGCPTQAKIAIAALAAMDEFTDQSYFRATEMYRVYRAFAESIDADVLGQKRITDQLREYETLKIIDMERTSDGYREGTYLKLSLLDDSSLILQSVGLDSRLEQIPIGSGMKQEIARLVES, from the coding sequence ATGACCACAGACTCGGACCCACAAACCCTCGGTGAATACGCTACCAACCGTGGGGCCGTCTCCTATTCACGAACTGAACAGCGGGATGACCCACTCTCAGTTCTTGACGAAGAAGACCCGATATTTGCCGATGAAAGCCTCCTCCGTATCGACCACATTCCAAACCAAGACAAAATTGTTGGTCGAAATCAGCAAATTGAAACGGTTGCTCGCCGCCTCAAACCGACACTCAATGGTGGGTCAGGGAAAGGAACACTTCTGTTGGGTAAGTCCGGATCTGGAAAGACGCTCGTCACACGATACGTAAGTCGAGAAGTCGACCAGCGAGCAACAGAGAACGACACTCGAATTGGTCGTGCAATTGTTGACTGTGGCCAACGCCGCTCGGAAACCCAGACAGTCATTACTCTCGCAAAATCACTCAACGACCCTAGCCAAACTGGGGTTTCAGTCCCCTCGTCTGGCATTGCCACTGGTGCATACTACGACCGACTGTGGAAGATAATAGACGACCTCTACGATGCCGTGATCGTGGTCCTCGACGAAATTGATCGCCTTGCCCCCAACGAGAATGTGGATCAACCGATCCCGCCAGAAGAAGCCGACGACAGCAAACTCTTGATGCAACTTTCGCGTGCTGGTGAGGAAGTCGATATCGACGCTGGCATGACGGTTATCGGTATTAGTAACGATCTCAAATACGGTGATCGGCTCGATACGCGTGTGGAAAGTTCGTTCTCGCCGGACGAAATTGTGTTTCCAGCCTACGACGCGAACCAACTTGGCGATATTCTGCGCCGTCGACGAGACGCCTACCGTGATGGAGTACTTGCCGACGATGTAATTCCACTCTGTTCTGCTTTCTCCGCGCAAGAACATGGCGATGCGCGACGGGCAATCGACCTATTCCGGCTCGCTGGTGAAATTGCCCGCGACGAAGACGCCGCGAAAGTGACCGAACCACACGTCCGATCAGCAAACGACGACGCCGAAGTAACTCGTATTCGGGACTTAATCCGTGGCTGTCCAACGCAGGCGAAAATTGCCATTGCCGCGCTCGCTGCGATGGACGAGTTCACCGACCAGTCATACTTCCGTGCGACTGAGATGTATCGTGTCTATCGAGCGTTCGCGGAGTCAATTGATGCAGACGTTCTCGGCCAGAAGCGAATCACTGACCAGCTTCGAGAGTATGAAACGCTGAAAATCATCGACATGGAGAGAACGAGCGATGGATACCGTGAAGGCACATATCTAAAACTCTCATTGCTTGACGATTCCAGTTTGATTCTGCAGTCTGTTGGTCTCGATAGTCGATTAGAGCAGATTCCGATCGGCAGTGGAATGAAACAGGAAATCGCACGGCTTGTTGAGTCCTAA
- a CDS encoding winged helix-turn-helix domain-containing protein — MTDFDPAPEPDASQQQWSEGTDTFGRVYDVALGITSLTAYTDIAELADCSPNAAKKHLDRLAEMGVVRADRDSRPTQYQRNEGYLEWQDASRIADELTIEEIIDRVKALEQQRKEYETQFETTDPTEVSVFDHEDHETIHERMTAVSEWQGVIRDIRLYELARQLSQNEGHLIPA, encoded by the coding sequence ATGACTGACTTCGACCCAGCCCCGGAACCCGATGCCTCTCAGCAACAGTGGTCGGAAGGGACCGACACGTTTGGTCGTGTCTATGACGTGGCTCTTGGAATCACGTCGCTCACCGCGTACACGGATATTGCAGAGCTTGCGGACTGCTCACCGAACGCTGCAAAAAAGCATCTTGACCGCCTTGCCGAGATGGGAGTCGTTCGGGCAGACCGAGACAGCCGTCCCACCCAGTACCAACGAAACGAGGGCTATCTCGAATGGCAAGACGCGAGTCGAATTGCCGATGAACTCACTATCGAAGAGATAATCGACCGTGTGAAAGCTCTCGAACAACAACGCAAGGAGTACGAAACCCAGTTCGAGACGACAGACCCAACGGAAGTATCCGTGTTCGACCACGAAGACCATGAGACCATCCACGAACGGATGACTGCGGTCAGCGAGTGGCAGGGTGTGATTCGAGATATCCGACTCTACGAACTCGCCCGCCAACTCTCGCAAAACGAAGGCCACCTAATTCCAGCGTAA
- a CDS encoding nucleotidyltransferase domain-containing protein, which translates to MTSSDSSIHEQAAEAFATAATEEYGGKIKDLIVFGSTIRDETRGMDSDVDIFVVVTDDTITDGLRDLAYDIQLEYTVVVSVHIQTTERFNERQDHPFIKHVMTEGRSYA; encoded by the coding sequence ATGACCAGTTCTGACTCCTCGATACACGAACAAGCGGCTGAGGCATTTGCAACGGCTGCTACAGAAGAATATGGGGGCAAAATTAAGGATCTAATCGTTTTCGGCAGCACTATCCGAGATGAAACTCGTGGGATGGATTCGGATGTCGATATTTTCGTTGTCGTTACTGACGATACAATCACTGATGGCCTACGAGACCTCGCGTACGACATCCAACTTGAATATACGGTCGTAGTTTCAGTACATATCCAAACGACTGAGCGGTTCAACGAACGACAGGACCATCCGTTCATCAAGCATGTGATGACTGAAGGACGCTCGTATGCCTGA
- a CDS encoding HEPN domain-containing protein, with amino-acid sequence MPDPDYVTEELEQASTALADAEILEDGKGSDTAVVNRLYYACFHAAQAVLYAKGFDPTSHRGVSTLFGKEVVLKEEVPRDDGRFLSELWDYREQADYGYDTLDVDLTTLRARTETFVARMSDLVGELEDEE; translated from the coding sequence ATGCCTGATCCTGACTACGTTACTGAAGAACTCGAACAAGCCAGCACAGCACTTGCTGATGCGGAAATTCTCGAAGACGGCAAGGGATCTGACACTGCGGTAGTGAATCGACTGTATTATGCGTGCTTTCACGCTGCACAAGCAGTACTCTACGCGAAAGGGTTCGATCCTACGTCTCATCGTGGGGTTTCAACTCTGTTTGGCAAAGAAGTCGTGCTCAAAGAGGAGGTTCCACGAGACGACGGCCGATTTCTGAGCGAGTTGTGGGACTACCGCGAACAGGCAGACTACGGTTATGACACGCTTGACGTGGATCTCACCACACTCCGTGCTCGAACAGAAACCTTTGTTGCCCGAATGAGTGACCTCGTTGGCGAACTCGAAGACGAAGAGTAG
- a CDS encoding transcription initiation factor IIB, which produces MSKSDIYETTFDEDVPRESTNQCPECDGRVTTNAVETVCEDCGLVIKENQIDRGPEWRSFEDDDHTRARTGAPLTATRHDRGLATTIGYGTDGNGNALSGRKRGRFARLRREQSRGRFQSTADRILAHGLGEVRRITSALGLSKQIREQACTLFRRAQNEDLLKGRSVEAIATASVHGTARCNGLSRTLGEVVAVSRVDQSSVRNAYKVLNTELGLPTKPVTPSDFVPRFASALDVSDEIQRRALLFADTAESAEITVGVQPSGFAAACLYKASNERGLLLTQSRVAEVADTSPVTIRAHCESLEEVDG; this is translated from the coding sequence ATGTCGAAGAGTGATATCTACGAGACGACGTTCGACGAAGACGTACCGCGCGAATCGACCAACCAGTGTCCCGAATGTGATGGCCGTGTCACGACGAACGCAGTCGAAACGGTCTGTGAGGATTGCGGACTCGTGATCAAAGAGAACCAGATAGACCGTGGTCCGGAGTGGCGGTCGTTTGAGGACGACGACCACACTCGTGCTCGGACTGGCGCGCCGTTGACTGCGACGCGCCACGACCGTGGGCTTGCGACGACAATCGGGTATGGAACCGATGGGAACGGAAACGCGCTCTCCGGGCGAAAACGTGGGCGGTTCGCGCGACTGCGCCGTGAACAGAGTCGCGGCCGTTTTCAATCGACAGCCGACCGCATCCTCGCCCACGGCCTTGGCGAGGTTCGTCGCATCACGAGCGCACTCGGTCTATCTAAGCAGATCCGTGAGCAAGCGTGTACGCTATTCCGGCGTGCACAGAACGAAGACCTCCTGAAGGGCCGGTCGGTCGAAGCAATCGCAACGGCGAGCGTCCACGGCACCGCTCGTTGTAACGGTCTCTCTCGAACACTTGGGGAAGTCGTTGCTGTGTCGCGGGTCGACCAATCGAGCGTCCGGAACGCCTACAAGGTATTGAATACGGAGCTCGGACTGCCTACAAAGCCGGTGACGCCGAGCGACTTCGTTCCACGGTTCGCCTCGGCGCTCGACGTTTCCGACGAAATACAAAGGCGTGCGCTACTGTTCGCAGACACTGCAGAGAGCGCAGAGATTACGGTTGGTGTGCAACCGTCAGGCTTCGCTGCGGCGTGCTTATACAAGGCGAGCAACGAACGAGGGCTGTTACTCACCCAGTCGCGAGTAGCTGAAGTCGCTGATACCTCCCCGGTGACGATCCGAGCGCACTGTGAGTCACTTGAAGAAGTCGATGGTTGA
- the mntA gene encoding type VII toxin-antitoxin system MntA family adenylyltransferase antitoxin: protein MRTVETAGFSKGFPVERLQRVLRDHPVQLALLFGSHATATTHSQSDVDIAVEFDSAEPDDSKYNDMFFALSAELSEALETDQIDLVDLHTASPDVVASVFEHGILLVGDPEHAENLQHSLTPTSKSQSPRERFDAALAKIDQHLSGDSAVSAVEGSNKER from the coding sequence ATGAGGACCGTGGAGACAGCTGGGTTCAGTAAGGGATTCCCTGTGGAGAGACTGCAGCGCGTTCTTCGGGACCACCCTGTGCAACTTGCTCTTCTCTTCGGTTCACACGCTACCGCAACTACACATTCCCAAAGCGACGTTGACATCGCAGTTGAGTTCGATTCGGCCGAACCCGACGACTCAAAATACAACGACATGTTCTTCGCATTGAGTGCGGAGCTCAGCGAAGCACTGGAGACTGATCAGATAGATTTAGTTGATCTCCACACTGCGTCACCGGACGTTGTAGCGTCTGTCTTCGAACATGGTATCTTACTCGTTGGTGATCCGGAGCATGCTGAGAATCTTCAACACTCTCTCACACCAACTTCCAAAAGCCAGTCGCCACGTGAGCGCTTCGACGCCGCACTCGCAAAAATCGACCAGCATCTTAGCGGCGACTCTGCTGTTTCAGCGGTCGAAGGTTCGAACAAAGAGCGATGA
- a CDS encoding DUF86 domain-containing protein has translation MGEELAKHERGQSPPSNPKSMRILGEIGVLSPTTAEQMTQAARFRNVLSHTYGQIIDHGMVYNALQDLERYRTFVLEVRDYLDDIGAIPD, from the coding sequence ATCGGCGAAGAACTCGCGAAACACGAACGAGGACAGTCGCCACCGAGCAATCCAAAGTCAATGCGTATACTAGGAGAAATTGGTGTTCTCTCACCGACAACAGCCGAACAGATGACGCAGGCTGCTCGGTTTCGGAACGTCCTTTCGCATACCTACGGTCAGATCATCGATCACGGAATGGTGTATAACGCGCTTCAAGATCTTGAACGCTATCGAACATTCGTTCTTGAAGTTCGCGATTACCTTGACGACATCGGCGCAATACCGGACTGA
- a CDS encoding type II toxin-antitoxin system VapC family toxin has translation MAVSVIDSNILIDYKNTGLGERHERAETIVQAIDSGTLPTGRVTNYVLVETLNWIHERHRHDIAVDLRQRLSNSAGFELVHSAQKDFHHAVELFETYDNLAFGDATIAAYMERENIEYLYSFDDDFDVLDNVTRLEVADNPFK, from the coding sequence ATGGCAGTTTCGGTCATCGATTCCAATATCCTCATTGATTACAAAAACACCGGGCTCGGCGAACGTCACGAACGGGCTGAAACTATCGTACAGGCCATCGATAGCGGCACTCTTCCCACTGGTCGGGTGACGAACTACGTTTTAGTCGAAACTCTGAATTGGATTCACGAGCGTCACCGTCACGACATCGCGGTAGACCTTCGACAACGACTCTCAAATTCGGCGGGATTCGAACTTGTCCACTCGGCTCAAAAGGACTTCCATCACGCTGTCGAACTATTCGAAACCTACGACAATCTTGCGTTCGGTGATGCAACCATCGCGGCATATATGGAGCGCGAGAACATCGAATATCTCTATTCGTTTGATGACGACTTCGACGTACTTGATAACGTCACACGTCTGGAAGTCGCCGATAACCCCTTCAAGTAA
- a CDS encoding AbrB/MazE/SpoVT family DNA-binding domain-containing protein produces the protein MATEDTPEETKVSDRGMVTIPASLRHRLDIEAGDKLRWDVEDDGKLSVEIVRQRYGAFAEDDLKADLGEDSLETHDLAGYEPESMEDS, from the coding sequence ATGGCAACTGAGGACACTCCTGAGGAAACAAAAGTCAGCGACCGAGGAATGGTCACGATTCCGGCGTCACTCCGACATCGGCTTGACATCGAAGCTGGCGATAAGCTTCGCTGGGATGTTGAGGACGACGGGAAACTAAGCGTCGAGATTGTCCGACAGCGATACGGGGCGTTCGCCGAGGATGATTTGAAGGCTGACCTCGGCGAGGACAGTCTCGAAACCCACGACCTCGCAGGATATGAGCCCGAGTCTATGGAGGATAGCTGA
- a CDS encoding DUF6735 family protein, protein MGHRALVAYERPDELYNLHYSHNGGLNLRLRHAITRETPLGGEESMRRRELFCTQLTGDRRPTVAQGSVDCTRPRTPVDITPLASELTLEAILTEQLNYANHEAFYVVSREFDVTAYRTHWFGLHHVADTAEQSPLHGNGAIRTVRWYDGDPVGDGFARGEFKALKRVVADLLDRDVFSQEQAIQYLEAKLRAWTNDHCELVVRTP, encoded by the coding sequence ATGGGACATCGCGCTCTTGTTGCATACGAACGACCGGACGAGTTGTACAACCTCCACTATTCGCACAACGGTGGACTCAACCTTCGACTGAGACACGCCATCACCCGTGAGACGCCCCTTGGCGGAGAGGAGTCGATGCGGAGACGGGAACTGTTCTGTACGCAACTAACTGGTGACCGCAGGCCCACTGTAGCCCAGGGTTCCGTAGACTGTACTCGACCGAGGACACCAGTCGATATCACACCGCTTGCGAGCGAACTGACCCTTGAAGCAATTCTCACGGAGCAACTGAATTACGCCAACCACGAAGCGTTCTACGTCGTCTCACGCGAATTCGACGTAACTGCGTACCGAACGCACTGGTTTGGACTCCACCATGTCGCCGACACCGCCGAACAGAGTCCCTTGCACGGCAACGGGGCGATTCGAACGGTTCGCTGGTACGACGGCGACCCTGTCGGCGACGGCTTTGCTCGCGGCGAGTTCAAGGCGCTCAAACGAGTCGTCGCAGACTTGCTCGACCGCGACGTATTTTCTCAGGAGCAAGCCATCCAGTATTTAGAAGCGAAACTCCGAGCGTGGACTAACGACCACTGCGAGCTCGTTGTGCGAACTCCCTAG
- a CDS encoding SWIM zinc finger family protein, whose product MTTNPLEQLDVTNRTLKRAQYEALTFSLASDGIQVRNNSHATPSEHVYLVEVTDGVPTSCTCPADEQYSGACKHRIAVAIRRPILDVVARQQLVADGGVETRPQTRSETESDEKRDWDCDCADLPDDFPCWECYRRGERELPSNI is encoded by the coding sequence ATGACGACGAATCCACTTGAGCAGCTAGACGTAACGAATCGCACACTCAAACGAGCGCAGTACGAGGCGCTAACGTTCAGTCTCGCCTCGGATGGCATTCAGGTTCGGAACAACAGTCACGCGACTCCCAGCGAACACGTGTACCTCGTTGAAGTCACGGACGGCGTGCCAACGTCGTGTACGTGTCCTGCCGACGAACAGTACAGTGGTGCGTGCAAACACCGGATTGCGGTGGCGATTCGCCGGCCCATCCTCGATGTGGTTGCACGACAGCAGTTGGTTGCAGACGGCGGCGTCGAGACGCGGCCACAGACACGCTCAGAGACTGAGAGTGATGAGAAGAGAGACTGGGACTGTGATTGTGCGGACCTGCCGGACGATTTCCCGTGTTGGGAGTGTTATCGGCGGGGAGAACGCGAATTGCCGTCGAATATCTGA